The Centroberyx gerrardi isolate f3 chromosome 12, fCenGer3.hap1.cur.20231027, whole genome shotgun sequence genome has a window encoding:
- the dbpb gene encoding D site albumin promoter binding protein b encodes MSRQLSQLLTPDLPAGASPQFGSCTQPAGSLTGGHLTSMAGLKSLLQHPMKGDQRVKNPCDVKDKDRSLDVDEDSLGVCSMRNGSGIGSSNSSNGCAGGGGNGGGFNQFLGPLLWDRTLPADGGLFQLQYMDLEEFLTDNGMGNVHNNNNSSSAQIPSQSSQSAVPNQSSQCPPSSPPPCSSSSSSSSSSSPSLIGLEVAQPQNMLGGNDCLHGSQTSMNDSCESPSSSSSSSCPPMLTPTDSGPDGMGMFDMDPSDMALSSIPGQDSFDPRRHRFSDEELKPQPMIKKARKMLVPDDLKDEKYWSRRCKNNEAAKRSRDARRLKENQISVRAAYLERENAALRQEVAEMRKELGRCRNILSKYENRLADQ; translated from the exons ATGTCCAGGCAGCTCTCCCAGCTCCTGACCCCCGACCTTCCCGCCGGCGCAAGCCCACAGTTTGGAAGTTGTACTCAGCCTGCAGGCTCCCTCACAGGGGGACACCTCACCTCTATGGCAGGTCTAAAATCCCTCCTGCAGCACCCCATGAAGGGAGACCAACGCGTAAAAAACCCCTGTGACGTGAAAG ACAAAGACAGATCTCTGGACGTGGATGAGGACTCTTTGGGAGTGTGCTCCATGAGGAATGGGAGTGGAATAGgcagcagtaacagcagtaaTGGCTGTGCAGGAGGTGGTGGAAATGGAGGGGGTTTCAACCAGTTCCTGGGGCCTCTCCTGTGGGATCGCACCCTGCCTGCAGATGGGGGCCTCTTCCAGCTTCAATACATGGACTTGGAGGAGTTTCTGACTGATAATGGCATGGGCAACgtccacaacaacaacaactccagTTCGGCCCAGATCCCCTCACAGAGCTCCCAGTCGGCCGTGCCCAACCAGAGCTCCCAGTGCCCACCGTCCTCGCCCCCTCCCTGCTCTTCGTCCTCTTcgtcctcttcatcttcctcccctTCGCTCATTGGTTTGGAAGTGGCGCAGCCGCAGAACATGCTAGGAGGAAATGACTGTCTACATG gGAGTCAGACGAGTATGAATGACTCCTGTGagtcaccctcctcctcctcctcgtcctcctgtCCACCCATGCTCACACCCACAGACAGCGGGCCCGACGGGATGGGAATGTTTGACATGGATCCCTCAGACATGGCCCTGTCCAGCATCCCTGGCCAGGACTCCTTCGACCCCAGGAGGCACCGCTTCAGTGATGAGGAGCTCAAACCGCAGCCGATGATCAAGAAGGCCCGCAAGATGCTGGTACCTGATGACCTGAAG GATGAAAAATACTGGTCCAGGAGGTGTAAAAACAATGAAGCAGCAAAGCGTTCCCGAGATGCTCGGCGTCTCAAGGAGAACCAAATATCGGTGCGCGCCGCCTACCTGGAGAGAGAAAACGCTGCCCTCCGACAGGAAGTGGCCGAGATGCGGAAGGAACTTGGCCGCTGTCGCAACATCCTTAGTAAATACGAGAACCGCCTCGCCGACCAGtga
- the ntd5 gene encoding beta-2-glycoprotein 1-like isoform X1, whose amino-acid sequence MDFALLLLSLWALAGTASLQASGTTGSCPERLLGEERRRTCPRPCKADRDCGNKRQCLCDGQCGLSCVAPGRTCPWPLPPSDNSTARLLSPTHSFSALLEVRCNPGFALPNGLDATIRRCQGDRQWSGDEPICTGTESPTAHAAQTCPLPDEVINTFSIQGSAAIGTSIRYSCLSGADIVGSSENFCQDNQTWQYPHPICQKVYCLPPREVEQGYVVAVQKTEYEVGFDIHYLCKKNFLLDGPQKVTCLSNGSWSALPPYCRARCLIPAERSRVEIGGVKRWPFDVTDAMVPHGENVTFYCKHPHKQCSFSATQTCFDGKLRPSTCYLEPTWLQYKLFPHRLVSEIEACEPGDVE is encoded by the exons ATGGACTTTGCACTGCtgctcctgtcactgtgggctctGGCTGGAACTGCGTCCCTGCAGGCTTCAG GGACCACAGGGTCGTGTCCAGAGAGgctgctgggagaggagaggaggaggacgtgTCCTCGACCCTGTAAAGCAGACAGGGACTGTGGCAACAAGCGCCAGTGTCTGTGTGACGGCCAGTGTGGTCTCAGCTGTGTGGCTCCAG GTCGTACTTGTCCCTGGCCTCTTCCTCCCAGTGACAACTCAACAgctcgcctcctctctcccactcactcgTTTTCTGCCCTGCTGGAAGTGCGCTGTAACCCAGGATTCGCGTTGCCCAATGGCTTGGATGCAACTATCCGCCGTTGTCAGGGTGACCGACAATGGAGTGGGGATGAGCCCATCTGCACAG gaaCTGAGTCACCCACGGCCCATGCTGCCCAGACCTGCCCTCTGCCTGACGAAGTCATCAACACCTTCAGCATCCAGGGCAGCGCTGCCATAGGAACCTCCATCCGCtacagctgtctgtctgg AGCGGATATAGTGGGAAGCAGCGAAAATTTCTGTCAAGATAATCAAACCTGGCAGTACCCTCACCCCATCTGTCAAA AAGTGTATTGCCTGCCTCCTCGAGAGGTGGAGCAGGGCTATGTGGTGGCCGTCCagaagactgaatatgaggtGGGCTTTGACATCCACTACCTCTGTAAGAAGAACTTCCTGTTGGACGGACCCCAGAAGGTCACCTGTCTATCAAACGGCAGCTGGAGCGCCCTGCCTCCATACTGCAGAG CTCGCTGTCTCATCCCTGCTGAGCGAAGCCGCGTGGAGATCGGTGGAGTGAAGCGCTGGCCATTTGATGTTACAGACGCCATGGTTCCACACGGGGAGAACGTGACGTTCTACTGCAAACACCCTCACAAGCAGTGCAGCTTCAGTGCAACCCAGACctgctttgatggaaagctCCGGCCATCCACTTGCTACCTTG agCCCACCTGGCTGCAGTACAAACTCTTCCCTCACCGGCTGGTGTCAGAGATCGAGGCGTGTGAGCCTGGTGATGTGGAGTGA
- the LOC139922272 gene encoding uncharacterized protein LOC139922272 yields the protein MDSQLATVLTSGSLDVQNGSQRAEGSGPVTEVFVDPKEKTSPTTPPGNLQPCPLKAVTSRQDAPSINGEMPEVGGTSKPASQERSEIGGFKQPITVKTGVPVLRSQPIRIKIVVPPRCKRPITNSTISLTKDFSHSHFTRPVLVSTGTMITEKNTSKIPIATFSSVKTERETKEVTSQKTEEPKVESFHGMEAEENEERCEERDVTDANINHTVVPETPFNSSTDATQVQIQQGIKEERTEREWGTKTPLISQAVDLKACASKEVEEVGTEEQTEPLDLSLPKKRDSKERKYGRFMDDSGCESSLIMEVDEFEGEGDRDIVEEDDGDNEKEDSAFHMNGTDAFGGSLLSPSFFSTSVFTSLPSIDCDTENLLLIDDQGIPYTLSPDGLKVPQVDASKSEDPLSDQPDSAEAERKASSHLATLAGPNLSQSLDNALHTLNAPSGDLYPSPASTNDSPSLGVERSKAADLFTSAQLIKTLEPSKAPEPCIKAVHEAGAALSQPSGISVPSQPIQILTNPSTNTPILLLSSSSAQLSSAPVGLSLPLSVTQNSPGASTPMLLLLSSVPSSSGESVSTSTPIAVLDPATGQLSQITASSASVSLPLSSGQVSTLGSSLSTLSHPVIRLSPNNPPVILSGVSNSINPAPVLTSLSVPSSTPALQTNNLIPSGGAVHSATPLIHTQTNSSDSNPGTEAIYTEEVSNENNKPSTYTTASSSSPHPQSATLTFDPLGQPSSETEDRSPASEPKFEPSDLQSEHVPLDDHLYFSNSAAPPSPPILTSGQLDSLDPLDPLSPASSPNSMGPRRVLYCQLCPRVFFYLSDLERHAITHSQKKPHVCQQCGKAFKRSSHLQRHKHIHTGQRNYVCPICAKRFREAGELQRHQRVHTGEKPYQCQLCHTRFAERNTLRRHTKRKHPYHQVAMEMLSERRGGGSRGGGGDGGGGGSGVQEEEESAEWYSSTVSNLDNSESEMES from the exons ATGGATTCTCAGTTGGCTACAGTCCTGACCAGTGGCAGCTTGGATGTCCAAAATGGCAGCCAACGTGCAGAGGGATCAGGGCCAGTGACAGAGGTTTTTGTGGACCCAAAGGAAAAAACCTCACCCACTACTCCACCAGGTAACCTCCAGCCATGCCCTCTCAAAGCAGTGACCTCGAGGCAAGATGCTCCATCAATCAATGGGGAAATGCCAGAGGTGGGCGGGACATCCAAGCCAGCCTCTCAGGAAAGGAGTGAGATTGGTGGATTCAAACAGCCAATTACAGTCAAGACTGGAGTGCCTGTTTTGCGCAGccaaccaatcagaatcaaaattGTTGTTCCTCCTCGGTGCAAAAGGCCAATCACAAACTCTACCATCAGCCTGACCAAAGACTTTTCTCACTCTCATTTCACCCGACCTGTTTTGGTCTCAACTGGGACCATgatcacagaaaaaaatactaGTAAAATCCCAATAGCCACATTTTCATCTGTGAAGACTGAGCGGGAGACAAAGGAAGTTACGAGTCAAAAGACTGAAGAACCAAAAGTTGAATCATTCCATGGGATGGAAGCAGAGGAGAACGAGGAAAGgtgtgaagagagagatgtTACAGATGCTAATATCAACCATACTGTTGTTCCAGAAACGCCTTTTAACTCCAGTACTGATGCAACTCAAGTACAGATCCAACAAGGGATcaaagaggaaaggacagagagagaatgggggacAAAGACTCCTCTCATTTCACAAGCAGTGGACTTGAAGGCTTGTGCGAGTAAGGAGGTGGAAGAGGTAGGAACGGAGGAGCAGACAGAACCGCTGGACCTGAGTTTGCCTAAGAAAAGAGACAGTAAAGAGAGGAAGTATGGGCGCTTTATGGATGATTCTGGCTGTGAGAGCTCATTGATTATGGAGGTGGATGAGTTCGAGGGAGAAGGAGATAGAGATATAGTAGAAGAGGATGATGGTGACAATGAAAAAGAGGACTCTGCATTCCATATGAATGGCACCGATGCATTTGGAggttctctcctgtctccctctttcttctctacctctgtctttaCCTCCCTCCCTTCGATAGACTGTGACACTGAAAACCTACTTCTTATAGACGACCAGGGAATTCCTTATACTCTCAGTCCAGACGGACTCAAAGTGCCCCAAGTAGACGCTTCCAAGTCAGAGGACCCTCTCTCAGATCAGCCTGAttcagcagaggcagagagaaaggcgTCGTCACATTTGGCCACGTTAGCAGGTCCCAACCTCAGCCAAAGTTTAGATAATGCACTGCACACGCTAAACGCACCTTCTGGTGATCTGTATCCCTCACCAGCCTCCACCAATGATTCACCGTCACTCGGTGTTGAGCGGTCAAAGGCCGCTGACCTCTTCACGAGCGCACAACTGATAAAGACCTTGGAGCCCTCTAAGGCCCCAGAGCCATGCATTAAAGCTGTTCATGAGGCTGGCGCTGCTCTGTCTCAGCCCTCTGGGATATCAGTCCCCAGCCAACCCATTCAGATCCTCACTAACCCCTCTACCAACACCCCTATTCTCcttctgtcctcttcctctgcccagctctcctctgctccagtGGGCCTCTCGCTTCCCCTTTCTGTCACTCAGAACTCACCGGGCGCCTCCACCCCTatgctcctcctcctttcttctgtcccctcctcctctggtgAGTCTGTCTCTACCTCCACCCCCATTGCTGTCCTTGACCCCGCTACTGGTCAGTTGTCCCAGATCACTGCGTCCTCAGCCTCGGTCTCACTTCCTTTGTCGTCTGGTCAGGTCAGCACACTGGGGTCATCTCTGTCCACGCTCTCTCACCCTGTAATCAGACTGAGCCCCAATAACCCTCCTGTTATCCTGTCAGGAGTGAGTAACAGCATAAACCCCGCCCCCgttctcacctctctctctgtcccctcgtCCACCCCCGCTCTCCAGACCAACAACCTTATTCCCTCTGGAGGAGCCGTTCACAGTGCGACTCCCCTCATTCACACCCAAACTAACTCCTCTGATTCAAACCCTGGAACTGAAGCCATATACACTGAAGAAGtctcaaatgaaaacaacaagccATCGACTTATACAACAGCATCGTCATCCTCTCCGCACCCACAGTCTGCtactttgacctttgaccccttaGGTCAGCCCAGCTCAGAGACAGAAGACCGTTCCCCGGCCTCGGAGCCCAAGTTTGAGCCCTCTGACCTGCAGTCGGAACACGTACCGCTGGACGACCATCTCTACTTCTCCAACTCTGcggctcctccctcccctcccatcctcaCCTCCGGCCAACTGGACTCCCTTGACCCACTGGATCCCCTCTCTCCAGCCTCGTCACCCAACTCCATGGGCCCCCGCAGGGTGCTGTACTGCCAGCTGTGCCCGCGGGTCTTCTTTTACCTCTCAGACCTCGAGCGCCATGCCATCACCCACTCGCAGAAGAAGCCTCACGTTTGCCAGCAGTGTGGCAAAGCCTTCAAACGCTCCAGCCATCTGCAG AGACACAAGCACATTCACACCGGCCAGAGGAACTACGTGTGCCCCATCTGTGCCAAGCGCTTCAGGGAGGCGGGCGAgctccagcgccaccaacgggTGCACACCGGAGAGAAACCCTACCAGTGCCAACTTTGCCACACGCGCTTCGCCGAGCGCAACACGCTACGTCGACACACCAAGCGCAAACACCCATACCACCAAGTAGCCATGGAGATGCTGAGCgagagaagaggtggaggaagtagaggaggcggaggagatgGGGGAGGAGGCGGATCGGGAgtccaggaggaggaagagagtgcAGAGTGGTACAGCTCCACTGTGTCCAACTTGGATAACTCAGAGTCTGAGATGGAAAGTTAG
- the ntd5 gene encoding beta-2-glycoprotein 1-like isoform X2 yields the protein MDFALLLLSLWALAGTASLQASGRTCPWPLPPSDNSTARLLSPTHSFSALLEVRCNPGFALPNGLDATIRRCQGDRQWSGDEPICTGTESPTAHAAQTCPLPDEVINTFSIQGSAAIGTSIRYSCLSGADIVGSSENFCQDNQTWQYPHPICQKVYCLPPREVEQGYVVAVQKTEYEVGFDIHYLCKKNFLLDGPQKVTCLSNGSWSALPPYCRARCLIPAERSRVEIGGVKRWPFDVTDAMVPHGENVTFYCKHPHKQCSFSATQTCFDGKLRPSTCYLEPTWLQYKLFPHRLVSEIEACEPGDVE from the exons ATGGACTTTGCACTGCtgctcctgtcactgtgggctctGGCTGGAACTGCGTCCCTGCAGGCTTCAG GTCGTACTTGTCCCTGGCCTCTTCCTCCCAGTGACAACTCAACAgctcgcctcctctctcccactcactcgTTTTCTGCCCTGCTGGAAGTGCGCTGTAACCCAGGATTCGCGTTGCCCAATGGCTTGGATGCAACTATCCGCCGTTGTCAGGGTGACCGACAATGGAGTGGGGATGAGCCCATCTGCACAG gaaCTGAGTCACCCACGGCCCATGCTGCCCAGACCTGCCCTCTGCCTGACGAAGTCATCAACACCTTCAGCATCCAGGGCAGCGCTGCCATAGGAACCTCCATCCGCtacagctgtctgtctgg AGCGGATATAGTGGGAAGCAGCGAAAATTTCTGTCAAGATAATCAAACCTGGCAGTACCCTCACCCCATCTGTCAAA AAGTGTATTGCCTGCCTCCTCGAGAGGTGGAGCAGGGCTATGTGGTGGCCGTCCagaagactgaatatgaggtGGGCTTTGACATCCACTACCTCTGTAAGAAGAACTTCCTGTTGGACGGACCCCAGAAGGTCACCTGTCTATCAAACGGCAGCTGGAGCGCCCTGCCTCCATACTGCAGAG CTCGCTGTCTCATCCCTGCTGAGCGAAGCCGCGTGGAGATCGGTGGAGTGAAGCGCTGGCCATTTGATGTTACAGACGCCATGGTTCCACACGGGGAGAACGTGACGTTCTACTGCAAACACCCTCACAAGCAGTGCAGCTTCAGTGCAACCCAGACctgctttgatggaaagctCCGGCCATCCACTTGCTACCTTG agCCCACCTGGCTGCAGTACAAACTCTTCCCTCACCGGCTGGTGTCAGAGATCGAGGCGTGTGAGCCTGGTGATGTGGAGTGA